A region from the Agrobacterium cucumeris genome encodes:
- the nusG gene encoding transcription termination/antitermination protein NusG, with translation MAARWYIVHAYSNFEKKVAESIEEKARQKGLDHLFEKILVPTEKVVEVRRGRKVDSERKFFPGYVLVRANLTDEAYHLIKNTPKVTGFLGSDNKPVPIPDYEADRILGQVQEGVERPKSSVSFEIGEQVRVSDGPFASFNGVVQDVDEERSRLKVEVSIFGRATPVELEYNQVEKV, from the coding sequence ATGGCAGCACGCTGGTATATCGTTCACGCATATTCGAATTTCGAAAAGAAGGTCGCCGAGTCGATCGAGGAAAAGGCCCGCCAGAAGGGTCTTGATCATCTTTTCGAGAAAATCCTCGTGCCGACCGAAAAGGTTGTCGAGGTGCGTCGCGGCCGTAAGGTTGATAGCGAACGCAAGTTCTTTCCGGGTTACGTGCTGGTGCGCGCCAACCTGACGGATGAGGCCTATCACCTCATCAAGAACACGCCGAAGGTTACCGGTTTCCTCGGTTCGGACAATAAGCCTGTTCCGATTCCCGATTATGAAGCCGATCGTATTCTCGGTCAGGTTCAGGAAGGTGTCGAGCGTCCGAAGTCTTCGGTTTCGTTCGAGATCGGCGAGCAGGTTCGCGTTTCCGACGGTCCGTTCGCGTCGTTCAACGGCGTGGTGCAGGATGTCGACGAAGAGCGTTCGCGCCTGAAGGTGGAAGTTTCGATTTTCGGCCGCGCTACGCCGGTCGAGCTGGAATACAATCAGGTCGAGAAGGTCTGA
- the secE gene encoding preprotein translocase subunit SecE translates to MASKTNPFTFLQQVRAEASKITWPSRRETMISTAMVLVMVIFAALFFFAADQLIGWLLSLVLNVGR, encoded by the coding sequence ATGGCATCCAAAACCAATCCGTTTACGTTTCTGCAGCAGGTTCGCGCCGAAGCGTCAAAAATTACTTGGCCGTCGCGCCGCGAGACCATGATTTCGACGGCTATGGTGCTGGTGATGGTCATTTTTGCGGCTCTGTTCTTCTTTGCTGCAGACCAGCTCATCGGCTGGCTGCTCAGCCTCGTGCTGAACGTAGGCCGGTAA